A genome region from Desulfonatronovibrio magnus includes the following:
- the lon gene encoding endopeptidase La: MTEDTKKTETTRKKKDPAQDINTRQSAENELEIPSPIPMLPVRDIVVFNYMIIPLFVGRDKSVQAIDAALNNNRYLLICAQKDEQTEDPGPDDVYQTGTVGLIMRMLKMPDGRLKVLVQGVSRAKIKNFVQTDPLDLVEVEVVKDKEFTEPTSESEALLRAAREQSEKILGLRGIDAAEIMAVLNTVDDPGRLADLVASNLRMKPDEAQKILECDDPLMRLRMVNEQLIKEVEVASMQAKIQNMAKEGMDKAQREYFLREQLKAIRKELGDVTETGDDLDQLKQSLKKAGLPAKVMKEAKKQLQRLENMHPESAESTVVRNYLEWLVDIPWKKKTKDQLDIKQAEKILNEDHYDLEKVKERILEYLSVRKLNPKMKGPILCFVGPPGVGKTSLGQSIARSLNRKFVRMSLGGMRDEAEIRGHRRTYIGSMPGRIIQGMKEAESVNPVFMLDEIDKVGNDFRGDPSSALLEVLDPEQNHSFTDHYLNVPYDLSKVMFVCTANILDTIPSALQDRMEVIRIPGYTQQEKIKIARKYLLPRQISENGLASKNVNISDAVLMEIIQSYTREAGLRNLEREIGSVCRKIARQVAEGKKGPFRITKQKLGKMLGVPRFQNEDRDKELPAGVGIGLAWTPHGGEILHVEVSLMPGKGKLILTGQMGDVMKESAQAALSYAKSRAAQLGFDEELVDKRDIHIHVPAGATPKDGPSAGVTMIASLVSALTNKPLPNDLGMTGEITLRGRILPVGGIKEKILASVSSGIKTVIIPESNKRNFDEIPAELRKNIEVKTVENIDEIWNLLNIASK; encoded by the coding sequence TCCAGGCTATTGATGCTGCCCTGAATAACAACCGCTATCTGCTTATCTGTGCTCAGAAAGATGAGCAGACTGAAGATCCCGGTCCAGACGATGTTTACCAGACAGGAACTGTCGGGCTCATCATGCGCATGTTGAAAATGCCTGATGGTCGCCTTAAGGTTCTGGTGCAGGGAGTAAGCAGGGCAAAAATTAAAAATTTCGTCCAGACAGATCCTCTTGACCTTGTGGAAGTGGAAGTAGTCAAGGACAAGGAATTTACCGAACCAACCTCAGAATCAGAAGCACTTCTTCGAGCCGCAAGAGAACAGAGCGAAAAGATCCTGGGACTTCGAGGCATTGACGCTGCAGAAATAATGGCTGTTTTGAATACAGTCGACGATCCGGGCAGGCTTGCGGATCTTGTAGCTTCCAACCTGCGCATGAAACCTGATGAAGCTCAGAAGATTCTTGAATGCGATGATCCTTTGATGCGTCTGAGAATGGTTAATGAGCAGTTAATCAAGGAAGTTGAAGTTGCTTCCATGCAGGCCAAGATTCAAAATATGGCCAAGGAAGGCATGGATAAGGCTCAGCGGGAATATTTCTTAAGAGAGCAGCTAAAAGCCATTCGTAAAGAACTCGGGGATGTAACTGAAACCGGCGATGACCTGGATCAGCTTAAACAGTCTCTTAAAAAAGCAGGTCTGCCTGCCAAGGTAATGAAAGAGGCGAAAAAACAGCTCCAGCGCTTGGAAAACATGCACCCTGAATCAGCTGAGTCCACCGTAGTGCGCAACTATCTTGAATGGCTGGTGGATATTCCCTGGAAGAAAAAGACCAAAGACCAGTTGGATATCAAGCAGGCGGAAAAGATTCTCAATGAGGATCATTACGATCTTGAAAAGGTCAAGGAGAGAATACTCGAGTATTTGAGTGTCCGCAAACTCAATCCGAAAATGAAAGGCCCAATTCTGTGTTTTGTTGGCCCTCCAGGAGTTGGTAAAACATCTCTTGGCCAGTCCATTGCCCGCTCTTTAAATCGTAAATTCGTGCGCATGTCCCTTGGCGGGATGCGCGATGAAGCTGAAATTCGTGGCCACCGAAGAACATACATCGGTTCCATGCCAGGGCGCATCATTCAGGGTATGAAAGAAGCAGAGTCTGTCAACCCGGTGTTCATGCTGGATGAAATTGATAAAGTAGGCAATGATTTCCGTGGGGATCCATCATCCGCCCTGCTGGAAGTTCTGGACCCGGAGCAGAACCATTCATTTACGGATCACTATCTCAATGTGCCCTATGATCTGTCCAAGGTAATGTTTGTATGTACAGCCAATATCTTAGATACCATTCCTTCAGCACTTCAGGACAGAATGGAGGTTATCAGAATTCCGGGCTATACTCAGCAGGAAAAAATCAAGATTGCCCGTAAATATCTTTTGCCCCGTCAAATCTCGGAAAACGGCCTTGCCAGCAAAAATGTCAATATCAGCGATGCTGTGCTTATGGAAATAATCCAGAGTTATACCCGGGAAGCAGGCCTTAGAAACTTAGAGCGTGAAATAGGATCTGTTTGCAGGAAGATTGCAAGACAGGTGGCAGAAGGCAAAAAAGGCCCGTTTAGAATCACCAAACAAAAACTGGGCAAAATGCTTGGAGTTCCAAGATTTCAAAACGAAGATCGGGACAAGGAACTGCCTGCGGGTGTTGGAATCGGCCTGGCCTGGACTCCTCATGGCGGTGAAATTCTGCATGTAGAAGTCAGCCTGATGCCTGGCAAAGGTAAGCTCATACTTACCGGACAGATGGGTGATGTAATGAAAGAAAGTGCTCAGGCTGCCCTGAGCTATGCAAAAAGTCGCGCTGCTCAGTTGGGATTTGATGAGGAACTGGTGGACAAGCGGGACATCCATATTCATGTTCCGGCTGGAGCCACTCCCAAAGATGGTCCTTCTGCGGGCGTGACCATGATTGCTTCTCTTGTTTCCGCTCTAACCAATAAACCTTTGCCCAATGACCTGGGCATGACCGGAGAAATTACTCTCAGGGGCAGAATACTGCCAGTTGGCGGTATTAAGGAAAAAATTCTGGCATCAGTCAGCTCAGGCATTAAAACCGTGATAATTCCTGAATCCAACAAAAGAAATTTTGATGAGATACCTGCTGAATTGAGAAAAAATATCGAGGTCAAAACAGTTGAAAATATTGATGAAATTTGGAATTTACTAAATATTGCATCAAAATAA
- a CDS encoding type IA DNA topoisomerase: MADKKVLVLAEKPSAGRDLARILKVSSKQNKGFVENDRYVISWMIGHLLGYAYPDEQNPAWKKWSFNTLPMFPENFLLKEIKSSASQLGVLKKLFSRKDISEIIVATDAAREGELIFRHVYNYFKCKLPFRRLWVLDNTDSGIKKAMANVKPGSHYDNLAYSAKARAEADWLVGMNFSRAYSLKGNDRYSIGRVQTPVLALLVDRRKAIDNFVSVPFYLAQAQVLTSGNEEFEAQVMRPPDYKQDRFEQKKDAEAQAAKINGQAGIIQAITKKDTNIPPPLLYDLTALQKEANSRYGFSAKETLSYAQKLYEGEKVITYPRTDSKHITKDIFKEINTRLDALPQGYMPLIDLVKKNLGVTNKFACVNDKKVTDHYAIIPTEKTPASTISQELKLTYNLVARRFLAAFMPAAKVQNTRLTIDVQGEKLQSSGKIFKVVGWIEAEPWRKSDDVVLPELAKGDQVKIDSVEVKQSKTKAPPHFTEKTLLAAMESGDFTVSQLQDNEDIMGLVDQSSAVATVGIGRPSTRAAIIELLIDRGYVERRKKQLVATDVGIKLIDFVQETLPALCSAKVTHAWEESLEKIARGNEQAMEFMEKIKIFINDGIKVMGAQKERGVSFSQTKQLDKNDLIGTCPLCGQEVYSKFGGKVFGCLANNRRENPDCAFVIFPQMYGGKITKTLAREILKNGVTTKPVKLKNKAGKEYQAKLHIREGKVAPLLGNN, translated from the coding sequence TTGGCAGACAAAAAAGTGCTGGTTCTGGCAGAAAAGCCGTCTGCAGGAAGGGATCTGGCTCGCATACTGAAAGTTTCATCTAAGCAAAATAAGGGTTTTGTGGAAAATGACAGATATGTCATTTCCTGGATGATCGGTCATCTGCTGGGATATGCATACCCGGACGAGCAAAATCCTGCATGGAAAAAGTGGTCCTTTAATACCCTGCCCATGTTTCCTGAGAACTTCCTGTTAAAAGAGATCAAATCCTCGGCATCGCAGTTGGGCGTATTGAAAAAACTCTTTAGCAGAAAGGACATCTCAGAAATTATTGTAGCTACAGATGCAGCCCGGGAAGGTGAGCTGATTTTCAGGCATGTTTACAACTACTTTAAGTGCAAGCTCCCTTTTCGCAGACTGTGGGTTCTGGATAACACCGATTCAGGCATCAAAAAAGCTATGGCTAATGTCAAACCGGGCAGCCATTACGATAACCTGGCTTATTCTGCAAAGGCCAGAGCTGAGGCAGACTGGCTTGTGGGTATGAACTTTTCCAGGGCCTACAGCCTGAAGGGAAATGACAGGTATAGCATAGGCCGTGTCCAGACGCCGGTTTTGGCGCTACTCGTTGATCGCAGAAAGGCCATTGATAATTTTGTATCCGTTCCTTTCTATCTCGCCCAGGCACAAGTGCTGACTTCTGGAAATGAAGAATTTGAGGCACAGGTTATGCGTCCTCCTGACTATAAACAGGATCGCTTTGAGCAAAAAAAAGACGCAGAAGCTCAGGCAGCAAAAATTAATGGTCAAGCAGGAATCATCCAGGCCATAACCAAAAAAGACACCAATATCCCTCCACCTCTTTTGTATGACCTGACAGCCCTGCAGAAAGAGGCGAATTCCAGGTATGGCTTTTCAGCCAAAGAAACTCTCAGCTACGCCCAAAAACTTTACGAAGGCGAAAAGGTCATCACCTATCCCAGAACTGACAGCAAGCATATCACAAAAGATATATTCAAGGAGATCAACACCAGATTAGATGCCCTTCCTCAAGGCTATATGCCTCTGATTGATCTCGTTAAAAAGAATCTCGGAGTTACAAACAAATTTGCATGTGTGAATGACAAGAAGGTTACAGATCACTACGCAATTATTCCAACCGAAAAAACACCTGCATCAACTATCAGCCAGGAACTCAAGCTGACATACAATCTTGTAGCAAGACGTTTTCTCGCTGCCTTCATGCCTGCGGCAAAAGTTCAGAATACCAGGCTGACCATAGATGTTCAGGGAGAAAAGCTTCAATCCAGCGGTAAGATTTTCAAAGTAGTCGGGTGGATCGAGGCCGAGCCCTGGCGTAAGTCTGATGATGTTGTTCTGCCTGAACTGGCAAAAGGAGATCAGGTCAAAATTGACAGCGTAGAAGTTAAGCAAAGTAAAACCAAAGCTCCGCCTCACTTCACAGAAAAGACACTTCTGGCTGCTATGGAGTCAGGGGATTTTACGGTCAGCCAGTTACAGGATAATGAGGACATTATGGGCCTGGTGGATCAGTCGTCAGCAGTCGCTACCGTGGGCATTGGCCGTCCATCGACAAGGGCTGCCATTATAGAGCTTTTGATTGACAGGGGATATGTAGAGCGGCGAAAGAAACAACTTGTTGCCACAGATGTAGGTATCAAACTCATTGATTTTGTACAGGAAACCCTGCCTGCGCTGTGTTCAGCCAAAGTTACCCATGCCTGGGAAGAAAGTCTGGAAAAGATTGCGAGAGGAAATGAACAGGCAATGGAATTTATGGAAAAAATAAAGATCTTCATTAACGACGGTATTAAAGTTATGGGTGCTCAGAAAGAGCGGGGAGTAAGTTTCAGTCAGACAAAGCAGCTGGACAAGAATGATTTGATCGGGACTTGTCCGTTATGTGGTCAGGAAGTTTACTCAAAATTCGGGGGGAAAGTTTTTGGATGCCTGGCTAACAATCGCAGAGAGAACCCTGACTGTGCGTTTGTCATTTTTCCTCAGATGTATGGCGGAAAAATTACCAAAACACTGGCCAGGGAGATATTGAAGAATGGAGTTACGACAAAACCTGTAAAGCTGAAGAACAAGGCTGGGAAAGAGTATCAGGCGAAACTGCATATCAGGGAAGGAAAGGTCGCGCCTTTGCTGGGTAATAATTAG
- a CDS encoding TIGR03960 family B12-binding radical SAM protein, whose protein sequence is MKKILPYLPKPSHYLGNEVNAVHKDLQKVSVNVGLAFPDLYEVGMSYLGQKILYKQINDEPDFYAQRVFAPSVEAAQVMKERNVPLGTLESDQPLKDLDIIAFSLTHELCYTNILYMLDLAGFPLYARDRNESWPLVIAGGGATFNAEPVADFFDLMVLGDGEKVLIFVAEAVRQAKIMRQDREELLLRIKEIPGIYVPSLFQSSVQSGITPEQEGYERVFKAVVPDLNDVAFPADQVVPYGKIVHDRFSVEIARGCTRGCRFCQAGSIYRPVRERRVSKIVEIINEGLTETGLEEVSFLSLSTGDFSALEELFVRSFVKCQQEQVAISLPSLRVGSVNENLMQLIARIRRTHATLAPEAGTQRLRDVINKGITEEDLLDHTEKLFRLGWKGVKLYFMIGLPTETQEDLEGIKKLCLKVLETGRQNQKNIQVTASISPFVPKSHTPFQWERQLSLNETYEKIGYLRSIFKRHKKLTLKWHDPEMSMLEGIFARAGRELSLIVQKAYDRGQVFTSWTDSFKLDPWLEIMSECGLKPEDYLRSRQLDEYLPWDHLDCGLSKKYLQTEKNRALQNKTTKDCRYQNCRQCGVCQKKGSPSRLPASGGLKINNILNLDHRDQEDEEQELSVEQKDLTEKSCHYRVWYRKTGLSIYLSQLELQSIFERAMRRCSWPLTFSKGFRPAPVISFGQALPVGVASLQEWFNIFTRESLNIAQSISNMNDNLPSGLQVERIDSLSLSRKQAQAHAEEFAVDFSVDQDEFQVLEERWQSFVEMSEYIVDKQGKKKITRWDLRSVVQKYLWEQGPRLTITFSWENGYLSPLFVVQSILGEKDPGKIFITKQRQMI, encoded by the coding sequence ATGAAGAAAATATTACCCTATTTGCCAAAACCAAGCCATTATCTCGGTAATGAAGTTAATGCCGTCCATAAAGATTTGCAAAAAGTTTCTGTCAATGTGGGCTTGGCATTTCCAGATCTTTATGAAGTCGGGATGTCTTATCTCGGTCAGAAAATTCTTTACAAGCAGATCAATGATGAACCGGATTTTTACGCGCAACGGGTGTTTGCTCCTTCTGTTGAGGCAGCACAGGTCATGAAAGAGCGTAATGTGCCCCTTGGGACCTTAGAGTCTGATCAACCGCTGAAGGATCTGGATATTATAGCTTTCAGCCTGACGCATGAGCTGTGCTACACCAATATTCTTTATATGCTGGATCTTGCGGGTTTTCCCCTTTATGCCAGAGATAGAAATGAATCCTGGCCATTGGTTATTGCTGGTGGGGGGGCTACGTTCAATGCCGAGCCAGTAGCTGACTTTTTTGACCTCATGGTGCTTGGAGACGGGGAAAAGGTTTTGATTTTTGTGGCTGAGGCTGTGCGTCAGGCCAAAATCATGAGGCAGGACAGGGAAGAACTGCTGCTTCGGATCAAGGAAATTCCAGGTATCTATGTACCGTCTTTGTTTCAAAGCAGTGTACAGTCTGGCATCACTCCTGAACAGGAAGGATATGAAAGAGTTTTCAAAGCTGTTGTCCCCGATCTTAACGATGTTGCTTTTCCTGCAGATCAGGTTGTACCTTATGGAAAAATTGTTCATGATCGCTTCAGTGTGGAAATAGCTCGGGGCTGTACAAGAGGGTGCCGTTTTTGCCAGGCTGGCAGTATTTATCGCCCAGTAAGAGAAAGAAGGGTTTCAAAGATAGTTGAAATCATTAATGAAGGTCTAACTGAAACAGGGCTTGAAGAAGTCTCGTTTTTGTCCCTGAGTACAGGAGATTTCTCTGCCCTTGAGGAGCTCTTTGTCAGAAGTTTTGTCAAATGTCAGCAGGAGCAGGTGGCCATATCACTACCTTCCCTGAGAGTTGGTTCAGTCAATGAGAATCTCATGCAGCTCATTGCCCGAATCAGGCGCACTCACGCAACCCTGGCCCCTGAAGCAGGAACGCAGAGACTTAGAGATGTAATCAACAAAGGCATAACAGAGGAAGATCTTCTTGATCATACTGAAAAATTGTTTCGTCTGGGCTGGAAGGGGGTAAAGCTTTACTTCATGATTGGACTGCCCACAGAAACCCAGGAAGACCTTGAGGGTATCAAAAAACTGTGTCTGAAAGTTCTGGAAACAGGCAGACAGAACCAGAAAAATATTCAGGTCACAGCTTCCATATCGCCTTTTGTGCCTAAATCTCACACGCCATTTCAGTGGGAGAGGCAATTGTCTCTGAATGAGACTTATGAAAAGATTGGCTATTTGCGAAGTATCTTCAAAAGACATAAAAAGCTTACTCTAAAATGGCATGATCCTGAAATGAGCATGCTGGAAGGTATTTTTGCCAGAGCAGGGCGAGAGTTATCTCTTATTGTGCAGAAAGCATATGACCGAGGTCAGGTTTTTACCAGTTGGACTGACAGTTTCAAACTTGATCCATGGCTGGAAATAATGAGTGAGTGTGGCTTGAAACCTGAAGACTATCTAAGATCCCGACAACTTGATGAATATCTGCCCTGGGATCATCTGGACTGTGGATTAAGCAAAAAATATCTGCAGACGGAAAAAAACAGGGCTTTGCAAAATAAAACTACAAAAGACTGCAGATACCAGAACTGTCGTCAATGCGGTGTATGTCAGAAAAAAGGATCGCCTTCCAGACTGCCTGCCTCAGGTGGTTTGAAAATAAACAATATTCTTAATCTTGATCACAGGGATCAGGAGGATGAAGAACAGGAATTGTCTGTTGAGCAAAAGGATTTGACTGAAAAATCCTGCCATTACCGGGTATGGTACCGGAAAACAGGCCTTAGTATTTATCTTAGTCAACTTGAATTGCAATCAATTTTTGAGCGAGCCATGCGAAGATGCTCCTGGCCCCTGACTTTTTCCAAAGGATTCAGACCTGCTCCGGTTATTTCTTTTGGTCAGGCCCTGCCCGTAGGCGTTGCCAGTTTGCAGGAATGGTTCAATATTTTTACAAGGGAGTCCTTGAACATTGCTCAATCCATTAGCAATATGAATGATAATCTGCCCTCAGGTTTGCAGGTTGAAAGGATAGACAGCTTGTCCCTGAGTCGGAAGCAGGCTCAGGCTCATGCTGAAGAGTTTGCCGTGGATTTCAGTGTGGATCAGGATGAGTTTCAGGTTTTAGAAGAGCGCTGGCAGAGTTTTGTTGAGATGTCTGAATATATAGTTGACAAGCAGGGCAAAAAAAAGATTACCAGATGGGACCTGCGTAGTGTGGTGCAAAAGTACTTATGGGAACAGGGACCAAGGCTTACAATTACATTTTCCTGGGAAAATGGATATTTGAGCCCGCTGTTTGTTGTCCAGAGCATACTGGGTGAAAAAGATCCCGGCAAAATCTTTATCACAAAGCAAAGACAGATGATATAA
- a CDS encoding transcription antitermination factor NusB has protein sequence MHNASPSRNPRVTALKVVSQCLHMNMALQKALDQELLKIADQRDKGFVTELVYGSLRHKGRLDYMINSLLQQPDKLPAKVRLILVLAGYELFYMDRVPHYATLSSFVHLCKNIFGRKMASLVNAVLRKLAHEDLFDQQNFQKDNPSQLEFWSRYYSCPLWIVKMWKKDYGADACLEYLKQSLEQPPLSVREDSDCQGILNLEEYIMDRKGSSVLLKPDYPDVEQYIRKGKVYRQSFAGQLAMHKAGMSRWENPVWDMCAGSGGKSMLMLNHDKRVFSSDVHFKRLKNLKEQCVLNGRKLSVFTADGDCPPLRIMPGTVLIDAPCSGLGVLSRRPDIKWKRRIADVRKLAMTQKILLQSAARVTTDNGRVVYITCTLSRKENEIQINDFLYKFKHFQLEDMFSTDTALDLKESFFAAVLRKSG, from the coding sequence ATGCATAACGCTTCCCCTTCAAGAAACCCCAGAGTAACAGCCCTTAAGGTTGTTTCCCAATGTCTTCATATGAACATGGCCCTGCAAAAGGCTCTGGATCAAGAGCTTTTGAAGATTGCTGATCAACGCGACAAGGGTTTTGTAACAGAACTTGTTTATGGGTCATTGCGCCATAAAGGCCGTCTGGATTACATGATAAATTCTCTTTTGCAGCAGCCCGACAAGCTGCCTGCAAAGGTCAGACTTATCCTGGTTCTGGCCGGTTATGAACTGTTTTATATGGACAGGGTACCGCATTATGCTACCCTGTCCAGCTTCGTCCATCTCTGCAAAAATATTTTTGGCCGGAAAATGGCCTCTCTTGTCAATGCTGTCCTGCGCAAGCTTGCTCATGAAGATCTCTTTGATCAGCAGAATTTCCAAAAGGATAATCCCAGCCAGTTGGAATTCTGGTCCAGGTATTATTCATGTCCTCTTTGGATTGTTAAGATGTGGAAAAAAGACTATGGGGCTGATGCATGTCTTGAGTATTTAAAACAAAGTTTGGAGCAGCCGCCTCTGAGTGTCCGGGAAGACAGTGATTGTCAGGGCATTTTGAACCTGGAGGAATATATTATGGATAGAAAAGGCAGCAGCGTGCTTCTGAAGCCTGACTATCCGGATGTTGAGCAATATATCAGGAAAGGAAAGGTATACCGGCAAAGTTTTGCAGGTCAACTGGCCATGCATAAGGCTGGCATGTCACGATGGGAAAATCCTGTATGGGATATGTGCGCCGGCAGTGGAGGCAAATCCATGCTGATGCTGAATCATGACAAAAGGGTTTTTTCCAGTGATGTACATTTCAAACGCCTGAAAAACCTTAAAGAACAGTGCGTTCTTAATGGTCGGAAACTTTCTGTATTTACCGCCGATGGGGATTGTCCGCCGCTGAGAATTATGCCTGGAACCGTGCTTATTGATGCTCCGTGTTCAGGCTTGGGAGTGCTTAGCAGAAGACCGGATATAAAGTGGAAAAGAAGGATTGCGGATGTCCGCAAACTGGCCATGACCCAGAAAATACTTTTGCAAAGTGCCGCCCGGGTCACAACAGACAATGGCAGGGTGGTTTATATAACCTGCACACTCAGCAGAAAGGAAAATGAAATACAGATTAATGATTTTTTGTATAAGTTTAAGCATTTTCAACTTGAGGATATGTTTTCAACTGATACCGCCCTTGATTTAAAGGAATCTTTTTTTGCAGCTGTATTGCGAAAATCTGGTTAA
- a CDS encoding DUF116 domain-containing protein: MSEQKEIFLEKEIESSFVARKRLFIGLITTTSILVCLILVFLWLIPFVGLQNIHPAASWILGLAVTLSILFTAWAALALVLNILLKRQVLFSGKIRGLSIRIFLPLMTIFGRLLGIPKQKIRSSFIKVNNELVLSENKKYPPGKVLMLMPHCLQKSTCSRRLTYNVNNCKRCHECAIAGLLELSEEFGVHLAIATGGTIARRIVVNLRPKIILAVACERDLSSGIQDTYPIPVYGVLNDRPMGPCLDTQVALDHVRRALELFVQNQTVDKKVSAAETATSN; this comes from the coding sequence ATGTCTGAACAAAAAGAAATATTTCTCGAAAAGGAGATCGAGTCTTCTTTTGTGGCGAGAAAGAGATTATTTATCGGGCTCATCACCACTACTTCCATACTGGTTTGCCTGATTCTGGTATTTCTCTGGTTAATTCCATTTGTTGGGCTGCAAAATATCCATCCTGCCGCATCCTGGATTTTGGGACTGGCAGTGACTCTAAGCATTCTATTTACTGCATGGGCAGCCCTGGCACTGGTCCTGAACATTCTTTTAAAACGTCAGGTCTTGTTTTCCGGTAAAATCAGAGGGCTCAGTATTCGCATTTTTCTCCCCCTTATGACCATTTTTGGTCGCTTGCTGGGCATACCAAAGCAGAAAATTCGCTCCTCTTTCATCAAGGTCAATAATGAACTGGTTCTTTCAGAAAATAAAAAATATCCTCCTGGTAAAGTACTGATGCTTATGCCTCATTGTCTGCAGAAAAGTACCTGCAGCAGGCGACTGACCTATAACGTAAACAACTGCAAAAGATGTCATGAATGCGCCATTGCCGGTCTGCTTGAACTCAGCGAAGAGTTTGGTGTGCACCTGGCCATTGCCACCGGGGGCACAATAGCCCGAAGAATTGTGGTCAATCTGCGGCCCAAAATTATTCTTGCCGTAGCCTGCGAAAGAGACTTGTCCAGCGGAATTCAGGATACATATCCTATTCCTGTTTACGGAGTGCTGAATGATCGGCCCATGGGACCCTGTTTAGATACCCAGGTTGCCTTGGACCATGTCCGTCGGGCCCTGGAGTTGTTTGTTCAAAACCAGACTGTTGACAAAAAAGTGTCTGCTGCTGAGACAGCAACCAGTAATTAA
- the fmt gene encoding methionyl-tRNA formyltransferase, whose product MAQKQKRLVFMGTPDFARIILEYVLNWSGGDVVAVYTQPDRPCGRGRNIRCSPVKELSEEKGIELQQPENFKQDSEVKKLSSYQPDFLLVAAYGLILPQKVLDIPREMPLNVHASLLPKYRGAAPIQRAIMNGEVVTGISIMRMTRGLDSGPVLLQRAMGIDINDTAGKLHDDLAHMGGRMLVESLESLQKGTVALMEQNENLVSYAPKLSKEEGRINWHLPSKDIHNLVRGLNPWPGSFFDWTKPDGQVVKLQIYPGKVGPDKPEDIVPGTVMGVRDGFLEIAALDKVYLTPRVKPGSSREMDAKSFECGFLSKC is encoded by the coding sequence ATGGCTCAAAAGCAAAAACGATTAGTTTTTATGGGAACTCCTGATTTTGCCAGGATAATTCTGGAATATGTCCTCAACTGGAGTGGGGGAGATGTTGTAGCTGTTTACACTCAGCCGGACAGGCCTTGTGGACGTGGCAGAAACATCCGGTGCTCGCCAGTCAAGGAGTTGTCTGAGGAAAAAGGCATTGAACTGCAGCAGCCTGAAAACTTCAAGCAGGACTCAGAGGTAAAAAAGCTTTCATCATATCAGCCCGACTTTCTTCTTGTGGCTGCTTATGGACTTATTCTACCTCAGAAAGTCCTTGATATTCCCCGGGAAATGCCCCTGAATGTTCATGCTTCATTATTGCCGAAATACAGAGGAGCAGCACCCATACAAAGGGCAATCATGAACGGGGAAGTTGTGACTGGTATCAGTATCATGCGCATGACTCGTGGACTGGATTCAGGGCCTGTATTGCTGCAAAGGGCCATGGGAATTGACATCAATGATACAGCCGGCAAGCTGCATGATGACCTGGCCCATATGGGAGGCCGGATGCTGGTGGAGTCTCTTGAAAGCCTGCAAAAGGGTACTGTAGCTTTGATGGAGCAAAATGAAAATCTTGTTTCCTATGCTCCCAAATTAAGTAAGGAAGAGGGGAGAATTAACTGGCATTTGCCGTCTAAAGATATTCACAACCTTGTCAGAGGCCTGAATCCCTGGCCTGGATCTTTTTTTGACTGGACCAAACCTGACGGACAGGTCGTAAAACTGCAGATTTATCCGGGAAAAGTCGGCCCTGACAAACCAGAAGATATAGTTCCGGGTACTGTAATGGGAGTAAGGGATGGGTTTCTTGAAATAGCAGCTCTGGATAAGGTTTACCTGACCCCCAGGGTCAAACCAGGAAGCAGCAGAGAAATGGATGCCAAAAGTTTCGAGTGTGGTTTTTTAAGCAAGTGCTGA
- the def gene encoding peptide deformylase, protein MVRKLVTYPHEVLCSKARPVEEIDDFIKELSKDMAQVMYENRGIGLAAPQVGECLRLITVDISGPDKRDELMVLVNPEIIEEDGEAESEEGCLSVVGYKTSVKRAEKVKVKASDLDGKEVCIEADDLLATCLQHEIDHLDGVLFIDRISRLKRKMYDKKLNRWLKSKND, encoded by the coding sequence ATGGTTAGAAAGTTAGTTACTTATCCTCACGAAGTTCTTTGCTCTAAGGCGAGACCTGTTGAGGAGATAGATGATTTTATAAAAGAGCTCTCAAAAGATATGGCGCAGGTGATGTACGAGAACCGGGGTATAGGTCTGGCCGCTCCCCAGGTTGGAGAATGTCTGCGCCTTATAACCGTGGATATCAGTGGACCTGACAAACGCGATGAATTGATGGTGCTTGTGAATCCCGAGATCATTGAAGAAGATGGAGAGGCGGAAAGTGAGGAAGGGTGCCTGAGTGTCGTTGGTTACAAGACATCTGTTAAAAGAGCCGAAAAAGTCAAGGTAAAGGCCAGTGATCTTGACGGAAAGGAAGTGTGTATCGAGGCTGATGACCTTTTGGCTACCTGCCTGCAGCATGAAATTGATCACCTTGATGGTGTTCTGTTTATTGATCGCATCAGCAGGTTGAAACGTAAAATGTATGACAAGAAGTTGAACAGATGGCTCAAAAGCAAAAACGATTAG